A part of Aegilops tauschii subsp. strangulata cultivar AL8/78 chromosome 2, Aet v6.0, whole genome shotgun sequence genomic DNA contains:
- the LOC141041871 gene encoding uncharacterized protein isoform X2 encodes MADQTKEKSGDTSVDKLYEILSKVFEQQQQQLKVVPEAVKYALEPNPVKLAGPGNYISWARHAQLILSSHGYEELLSTDEEKLKSGTITKQINDRVLVWLLASMEPPIREQVETITTVFEVWKALEKQFSGKSNKMQATRIMQELTNLKQGSKSVTEYAGEMKRLYRELHYYHPFQPVDKNDVAVHHTWFEPFVGKLFLDGLNQEFDLRRQLIFSKTEWLSFDDIISSVIEEETRLAQPNEHVQEKSDARAALSIQARRAPKTFAKTDKSKLFCNHCKRPGHTKDSCFELHGYPTWWEKGKSQPGGGQGAHKRQANLTTSKRELPIVDVRALEDFTSKIRLSEDLSSFQDSSKAETSLHATSHQGASNIFTSYTPCSGATNRQTVGDWDRA; translated from the coding sequence ATGGCAGATCAAACAAAGGAGAAATCAGGGGATACTAGTGTGGATAAGTTGTATGAAATTTTAAGCAAAGTATttgagcagcaacaacaacaactcAAGGTGGTTCCTGAAGCTGTCAAGTATGCTCTTGAGCCTAATCCAGTAAAGTTGGCTGGACCGGGCAATTACATCAGCTGGGCACGACATGCCCAGTTAATTTTGAGTTCTCATGGCTACGAAGAATTGCTTAGTACCGATGAAGAGAAACTGAAAAGTGGTACTATCACCAAACAGATCAATGATAGAGTTTTGGTGTGGTTATTAGCAAGCATGGAACCACCGATACGAGAACAAGTTGAGACTATAACCACTGTATTTGAAGTGTGGAAAGCTCTGGAGAAGCAATTTTCAGGAAAATCAAATAAGATGCAGGCTACTCGCATCATGCAGGAGTTGACTAACTTGAAGCAAGGCTCAAAATCAGTGACTGAGTATGCAGGTGAGATGAAGAGATTGTATAGGGAGTTGCATTATTACCATCCTTTTCAACCCGTTGACAAGAATGATGTGGCTGTTCACCATACCTGGTTTGAACCATTTGTGGGCAAGCTCTTCCTTGATGGCCTAAATCAGGAGTTTGATCTCCGCCGTCAGCTAATATTCTCCAAAACTGAATGGCTAAGCTTTGATGATATCATTTCCAGTGTGATTGAGGAGGAGACTCGTCTTGCTCAACCCAATGAGCATGTTCAAGAAAAATCAGATGCACGTGCAGCCCTATCCATACAAGCTCGTCGTGCTCCTAAGACCTTTGCTAAAACAGATAAAAGCAAACTTTTTTGCAACCACTGCAAAAGGCCTGGACACACAAAGGATTCATGCTTTGAGCTGCATGGTTATCCAACTTGGTGGGAAAAAGGAAAGTCTCAGCCAGGGGGAGGTCAGGGAGCTCATAAAAGACAGGCGAACCTCACTACATCCAAGAGGGAGCTACCGATAGTAGATGTGCGAGCTCTTGAGGATTTCACCTCCAAGATTAGACTCTCAGAAGACTTGTCTTCCTTCCAGGATTCCTCTAAAGCTGAAACTAGTTTGCATGCC
- the LOC141041871 gene encoding uncharacterized protein isoform X3 — protein sequence MADQTKEKSGDTSVDKLYEILSKVFEQQQQQLKVVPEAVKYALEPNPVKLAGPGNYISWARHAQLILSSHGYEELLSTDEEKLKSGTITKQINDRVLVWLLASMEPPIREQVETITTVFEVWKALEKQFSGKSNKMQATRIMQELTNLKQGSKSVTEYAGEMKRLYRELHYYHPFQPVDKNDVAVHHTWFEPFVGKLFLDGLNQEFDLRRQLIFSKTEWLSFDDIISSVIEEETRLAQPNEHVQEKSDARAALSIQARRAPKTFAKTDKSKLFCNHCKRPGHTKDSCFELHGYPTWWEKGKSQPGGGQGAHKRQANLTTSKRELPIVDVRALEDFTSKIRLSEDLSSFQDSSKAETSLHATSHQGATNRQTVGDWDRA from the coding sequence ATGGCAGATCAAACAAAGGAGAAATCAGGGGATACTAGTGTGGATAAGTTGTATGAAATTTTAAGCAAAGTATttgagcagcaacaacaacaactcAAGGTGGTTCCTGAAGCTGTCAAGTATGCTCTTGAGCCTAATCCAGTAAAGTTGGCTGGACCGGGCAATTACATCAGCTGGGCACGACATGCCCAGTTAATTTTGAGTTCTCATGGCTACGAAGAATTGCTTAGTACCGATGAAGAGAAACTGAAAAGTGGTACTATCACCAAACAGATCAATGATAGAGTTTTGGTGTGGTTATTAGCAAGCATGGAACCACCGATACGAGAACAAGTTGAGACTATAACCACTGTATTTGAAGTGTGGAAAGCTCTGGAGAAGCAATTTTCAGGAAAATCAAATAAGATGCAGGCTACTCGCATCATGCAGGAGTTGACTAACTTGAAGCAAGGCTCAAAATCAGTGACTGAGTATGCAGGTGAGATGAAGAGATTGTATAGGGAGTTGCATTATTACCATCCTTTTCAACCCGTTGACAAGAATGATGTGGCTGTTCACCATACCTGGTTTGAACCATTTGTGGGCAAGCTCTTCCTTGATGGCCTAAATCAGGAGTTTGATCTCCGCCGTCAGCTAATATTCTCCAAAACTGAATGGCTAAGCTTTGATGATATCATTTCCAGTGTGATTGAGGAGGAGACTCGTCTTGCTCAACCCAATGAGCATGTTCAAGAAAAATCAGATGCACGTGCAGCCCTATCCATACAAGCTCGTCGTGCTCCTAAGACCTTTGCTAAAACAGATAAAAGCAAACTTTTTTGCAACCACTGCAAAAGGCCTGGACACACAAAGGATTCATGCTTTGAGCTGCATGGTTATCCAACTTGGTGGGAAAAAGGAAAGTCTCAGCCAGGGGGAGGTCAGGGAGCTCATAAAAGACAGGCGAACCTCACTACATCCAAGAGGGAGCTACCGATAGTAGATGTGCGAGCTCTTGAGGATTTCACCTCCAAGATTAGACTCTCAGAAGACTTGTCTTCCTTCCAGGATTCCTCTAAAGCTGAAACTAGTTTGCATGCC
- the LOC141041871 gene encoding uncharacterized protein isoform X1, whose translation MADQTKEKSGDTSVDKLYEILSKVFEQQQQQLKVVPEAVKYALEPNPVKLAGPGNYISWARHAQLILSSHGYEELLSTDEEKLKSGTITKQINDRVLVWLLASMEPPIREQVETITTVFEVWKALEKQFSGKSNKMQATRIMQELTNLKQGSKSVTEYAGEMKRLYRELHYYHPFQPVDKNDVAVHHTWFEPFVGKLFLDGLNQEFDLRRQLIFSKTEWLSFDDIISSVIEEETRLAQPNEHVQEKSDARAALSIQARRAPKTFAKTDKSKLFCNHCKRPGHTKDSCFELHGYPTWWEKGKSQPGGGQGAHKRQANLTTSKRELPIVDVRALEDFTSKIRLSEDLSSFQDSSKAETSLHATSHQGATNHMTGASNIFTSYTPCSGATNRQTVGDWDRA comes from the coding sequence ATGGCAGATCAAACAAAGGAGAAATCAGGGGATACTAGTGTGGATAAGTTGTATGAAATTTTAAGCAAAGTATttgagcagcaacaacaacaactcAAGGTGGTTCCTGAAGCTGTCAAGTATGCTCTTGAGCCTAATCCAGTAAAGTTGGCTGGACCGGGCAATTACATCAGCTGGGCACGACATGCCCAGTTAATTTTGAGTTCTCATGGCTACGAAGAATTGCTTAGTACCGATGAAGAGAAACTGAAAAGTGGTACTATCACCAAACAGATCAATGATAGAGTTTTGGTGTGGTTATTAGCAAGCATGGAACCACCGATACGAGAACAAGTTGAGACTATAACCACTGTATTTGAAGTGTGGAAAGCTCTGGAGAAGCAATTTTCAGGAAAATCAAATAAGATGCAGGCTACTCGCATCATGCAGGAGTTGACTAACTTGAAGCAAGGCTCAAAATCAGTGACTGAGTATGCAGGTGAGATGAAGAGATTGTATAGGGAGTTGCATTATTACCATCCTTTTCAACCCGTTGACAAGAATGATGTGGCTGTTCACCATACCTGGTTTGAACCATTTGTGGGCAAGCTCTTCCTTGATGGCCTAAATCAGGAGTTTGATCTCCGCCGTCAGCTAATATTCTCCAAAACTGAATGGCTAAGCTTTGATGATATCATTTCCAGTGTGATTGAGGAGGAGACTCGTCTTGCTCAACCCAATGAGCATGTTCAAGAAAAATCAGATGCACGTGCAGCCCTATCCATACAAGCTCGTCGTGCTCCTAAGACCTTTGCTAAAACAGATAAAAGCAAACTTTTTTGCAACCACTGCAAAAGGCCTGGACACACAAAGGATTCATGCTTTGAGCTGCATGGTTATCCAACTTGGTGGGAAAAAGGAAAGTCTCAGCCAGGGGGAGGTCAGGGAGCTCATAAAAGACAGGCGAACCTCACTACATCCAAGAGGGAGCTACCGATAGTAGATGTGCGAGCTCTTGAGGATTTCACCTCCAAGATTAGACTCTCAGAAGACTTGTCTTCCTTCCAGGATTCCTCTAAAGCTGAAACTAGTTTGCATGCC